The sequence GGCTTCCCCGTGCGGACGGCGATCGCGAGCACCTGCAGCGCGGCGACGACGCCGTCGCCCGTCGAGGCGTGGTCGAGGAAGATGAGGTGGCCCGACTGCTCGCCACCGACGTTGTAGCCGCCGCTGCGCATCGCCTCGACGACGTAGCGATCGCCCACGTTGGTGCGCACGAGCCGCCCGCCGCGCCGAGCCATCGCGCGCTCGAGCCCGAGGTTCGACATCACCGTCGCCACGAGGGTGTTCTTCTTCAGAGATCCCTCGTCCAGCATCTTGTGCGCGCACATGGCCATGACCACGTCGCCGTCGACGATCTGCCCCTCTCGTCGACCACGATGAGACGATCGGCGTCCCCGTCGAGGCCGATGCCGATGTGGGCGCCGCGCTTGACCACCTCGGAGCGGAGCTTATCGGGGTGGAGCGCGCCGGCGTTTAGGTTGATGTTGACGCCGTTCGGCTTCACGCCGATGGCCGTGACGTTCGCGCCGAGCTCGGAGAACACCAGGGGTGCCACGCGGTAGGCGGCGCCGTGCGCCGCGTCGACCACCACCCGGACACCGTCGAGCGAAAGATCGTTGGGGAAGGTGGCCTTCGCGAAGACCACATATCGCCCACGCGAGTCCTCGAGCTTCTCGGCGCGCCCGATGCCGGGGCCGGTCGGGCGTCGCCCGAGCAAGGAGTCGTCGTCGATGAGGCGCTCGAGCTCGAGCTCGACCTCGTCGGGGAGCTTGAAGCCGTCGTCGCCGAAGATCTTGATGCCGTTGTCGGCGTAGGGGTTGTGGCTCGCGCTGATGACGATGCCCGCGTCTGCGCGCATGCTGCGCGTGAGCTGCGCGATGCAGGGCGTCGGCACGGGGCCGCAGAGGATCACGCGTCCTCCCATGCTGCAGATGCCGGCGGAGATGGCCTGCTCAATCATGTACCCGGAGAGGCGGGTGTCCTTGCCGATGAGGATGCGCGGCGCGTGCGGCTTACCACGGCCGGCCACGAACGTGATCGCGCGTCCGAGCTGGAGCGCGAGCTCCGGGGTGATGAGGCCCTCGTTCGCGAGCCCGCGGATACCGTCGGTGCCGAAGTAGCGACGCTCGCCCGGCTTCTCCGCCTTCTTGCGGGGCCGCGAGGAGGGCGAGGCTTCTTTCGATGTGTTCGTTCGTGCCATGTCACACCTCCAAGCGCCGCGACACCGCGCGGACTTCATGCGGCCCGCCGGTGCGGGCAAAGTGCGAGCGGCGTCCAGCTTGGACGCCAGTCGCGGTTCGGTCGCGCGCAAGGTCTCGAGCGCGCGCCAGTCGTGGCCAGTCAGTCGCGGAAGTTCGTGAACTGGAGCTCGAGCCCCACGTCGGTCTCGCGGAGCAGGGCCATCGCCTTCTGGAGGTCGTCCTTGTTCTTCCCGGTGACGCGGAGCTGCGCGTCGAGGATGGCTGTCTGGACCTTGAGCTTGCTCTCCTTGACGGCCGCTACGAGCTTCTTCGCGGGTTCGGTCTCGATGCCCTCCTTCACCTTCACGAGGATGCGCGCGCCGCCCTTGCCCGTGGACTCGGGCTTGCCGACATCGAAGTACTTCAGGCTCACCTTGCGCTTGATGAGCTTCTCCTCGAGGACGACGACGGCCGCCTTCACGCGGTCTTCGCTCGAGGACTTCACCAGGAGCCCCTCGTTGGTCTTCTCCACCGTGGCGTCCGTGCCTTTGAAGTCGAAGCGCTGAGACAGCTCCTTCTGGGCCTGGTTCAGGGCGTTGTCGACCTCGTGCCAGGCGACCTTCGAGACCACATCGAAACTCGGCATCGTCTTCTCCTCCGACCGCGCCGAGCTTACGCGCTCAGGGGCCGGCCTCGCAGCGTGAAAATGCCCGTCGTGGCCGAACGATGGAGACCCCGTGCGGAGACGCTACATCCCGACCGGCGGATCCATCGCCTCGCCCAGGAGGAGCGCGCGGGCCTCGCCCACGAGGGACACCGAGCCACACACGAGCACGACGCCGCGGAGCCCCACGGCCGCGCGCGCCGCGCAAAGCGCGTCCGCCGGTGTGCCCATCGCTTGCCCACCGGCCAGCGCCGCGAGCGCGGCGGGGGGCGCGGCGGCGCGGCTCCGAGGCTCCGCGTAGAAGCGCCGCGGCGTGAGCGGCGCGAGGATCGCGAGTGTGGCGGCGAAGTCCTTGTCGGCGAGGGCGCCGAAGACCAACGCCAGGGGCCGCTCGCGGAGCGTGGCTCCAGGGGGCCACCCTCGAGGCGCGACCGAAGGCTCACTCCCGTTGCCCGCGAGGTCTCGCGCGATGGACGCTGTCAGCGCCTGCGCGCCGTCGGGGTTGTGCGCGGCGTCGAAGAGCCAGGGCCCGTCGGGGGTCTCGAGCCACTCGAAGCGGCCCGGCCAGCGCGCGCGGTCGAAGCCGAGCTGCACCGAGCCCGCGTCGAGCCCGAGCGCGCGACACACGCGCCGCGCGAGCCGCTCGTTGCGCGCCGGGTAGGTCTCGTCGGGCGCATCGCGCGCGCCCGCCGGCTCATCGTCGGCCGGCTCGTCCTCCGTCCAGACGGGGAGGGCGCCGCGCGCGAGCGCGACCTCCGCGATGGCGGCGCGGACCTCGGGCGGGACGGGGCCGACGACGAGCGGTACGCCGGCCTTCGCGATGCCCGCCTTCTCGCGGGCGATGGAGGGGAGATCGGCGCCGAGGCGGTCCGTGTGATCGAGCGCGATGCGGGTGATCGCGGTGAGCCGCAGGCTCGGCGGGCCCACGACGTTGGTCGCGTCGTGCCGGCCACCGAGGCCCACCTCGAGCACCGCGAGCTCGACGCCCGCCCGCCGGAAGGCGAGGAACGAGGCCAGCGTCGCGACCTCGAAGAACGTGAGATCCGGGCCGAAGCGCAGCGCCGCCGTCAACGCCTCCGCGAGGGCGTCGTCATCGATGACCTCGCCCGAGATCCTCACGCGCTCGGCGAACCGTGCGAGGTGGGGCGAGGTGTAGAGCCCCGTGCGCAGGCCGCTCGCGCGGGCGGCCGCCTCGGTCAGCGCCGAGACCGAGCCCTTGCCGTTGGTGCCTGCAATATGCACGGAAGCGAACGCGCGCTCGGGGTTGCCGGCGCGCGCGCACGCCGCGGCCATGGCGTCGGTGCCCAGCCGCACG is a genomic window of Myxococcales bacterium containing:
- a CDS encoding YajQ family cyclic di-GMP-binding protein encodes the protein MPSFDVVSKVAWHEVDNALNQAQKELSQRFDFKGTDATVEKTNEGLLVKSSSEDRVKAAVVVLEEKLIKRKVSLKYFDVGKPESTGKGGARILVKVKEGIETEPAKKLVAAVKESKLKVQTAILDAQLRVTGKNKDDLQKAMALLRETDVGLELQFTNFRD
- a CDS encoding bifunctional folylpolyglutamate synthase/dihydrofolate synthase → MAAACARAGNPERAFASVHIAGTNGKGSVSALTEAAARASGLRTGLYTSPHLARFAERVRISGEVIDDDALAEALTAALRFGPDLTFFEVATLASFLAFRRAGVELAVLEVGLGGRHDATNVVGPPSLRLTAITRIALDHTDRLGADLPSIAREKAGIAKAGVPLVVGPVPPEVRAAIAEVALARGALPVWTEDEPADDEPAGARDAPDETYPARNERLARRVCRALGLDAGSVQLGFDRARWPGRFEWLETPDGPWLFDAAHNPDGAQALTASIARDLAGNGSEPSVAPRGWPPGATLRERPLALVFGALADKDFAATLAILAPLTPRRFYAEPRSRAAAPPAALAALAGGQAMGTPADALCAARAAVGLRGVVLVCGSVSLVGEARALLLGEAMDPPVGM